The genomic stretch GTTTCCAATAGCAAGTTCTGATTCTTCAAGCTGTGTCATTGACAAATATTCATTTAAAATGCTGTCAATAGCTATTTCTTTATAATCAATACCTAATCCCTGTGCTATTGTAATTCCATGAAGCTTGTCTTCTGTTGGTGTAGTAGTGGATGGCATAATGATTCCGAATACCTTATCCTTACCTAATGCTTCACATGCAAGGTATGCTGCAAGAGTAGAGTCAATTCCTCCACTTAAACCAACAATAACTCCATTAGTATTGGCTTCAGCGACTTTTGCTTGGATAAAGTTCACAATGTCATTTTTAGTTTTTTCTAAATTCAATTCTGGAATATTACTAATATTATCACCAACCTATTCATTCATACATTAAATAATATATACTTTTTAATTTATAATAGTATAGTATGAGTGTAGAAGTTATTTGTGAAAAATCATTTAGTAATGCTGATAAGGAAATATTGGATAGATTTATCGAGTTTCAAAAGGCTTTGATTTTAAAGGATGATGAAAAGTTAAATGAAATTCTTATGGATGATTATGAATTGGTTCATATGTCAGGAAAAACACAATCCAAAGAGGAATTCATCTCTGAGGTGATGGATGGAACACTTAATTATTTCAAATCAGTGATTGAAGAGCCTACTATTCTTCATGATGATGATTCTTCAGCCACATTAATTGCAGATGTCACATTGACTGCTCGTGTTTATGGACTTCATGGCAAATGGACATTGAATACTGTTGCAAGTTTTAGAAAAATAGATGGAATATGGTATTTCGGTAATTGGGATAATTAACTGTTTTATGAATATTTATCTAAAATATAATTTCATTAATAACTAACTTTAAATAGTATAAAACATTAATAGTTTTAGTAACTAAAAGTAAGAAATAGGATTTTCGATTACTTACCACTTTTCCGTGGACAATTTATAGAATAATGTATTGTCATCACCAATTATAAAATTTTGCTTTTTGTTTTCAACAAGTTTGGATATTCATAAAAACATAAAGAACATAAAAAAATTTTATGATTCTTATGTTTCTTATGTTTTCATTAATCAATAGAGGTTTTCATAACCAATTTCTTAATGGAAAATATTTTCAGTGTTAACGTAAACATTCTACCTGATTTTCGATTTCATTAATTAAACATTTTTTGAAGAGGGATATTAATAAAATCGAGGTTATAAAAAAAATTTAATTGATGGTGATGGATTTAAAGTAGTTTATTTGACTGTTATGGTATTGGTGTTTTTCTGTTTGCCATAACTTGTTTTGATTTTGTATTTTCCTTTTTTAAGGTTTTTGACTTTGATTTTAGCTATTCCTTTTTATTGGTTTTAGCCTTGTATTTTTTTCCGTTGATTTTAAATGTTATTTTCTTGTTTTTGAGTTTCTTTCCGTTTTTGTTTAAAAGCTTTGCAGTGTATGTTAGTGTTTTTCCCTTTTTGATTTTCTTGTTTTTTGTTATTAATGTTGGTTTTACTGTGATCTTGTTTGAAACCTTTATGTTTTTATAGGTTGATGTGATAGTGTATTTGCCTGCTTTAAGACTGAGTTTTAGTGTTGCATAACCCTGGCTGTCGGTTTTTACCTGTACTGTGTTTTTGTTGATTTTTATGTTTATGATTTCTCCTTTTACTGGTTGGTTGTTGTTGGTGAGTCTTATTTTGTAGTATTTGGTGGCTCCATAGTACTGCACTATGTTAGTGTTTCCGGTTATCTTGTAGTTGTTTTTTGCAACGTTGAATGTTCCGGTGGTGTTTGCGTATGTTAAAAGTTGTGTTCCTGGATAAATTGCATTGAATGTGTATTGGCCGGTTTTAAACTCGCCGAGGTTTCTTGATCCCACACCATCGGTTATTATGACCTTGTAGTATTGGCCGTTTATTTCAAGTATGACGTTATCGTTGATTTTTTCATCACTGGTCAATGTTGCATAAACCATCAGGTCATCGTCCTGGCTGACGTTTGGAATTTGTACAGTGATTTTTACAGGAACTTTCACAGTCAGTGTTTTAGTGACTGTTGTAGTGTTGTATGTCGCTTTTGCGGTGTATGTTCCTGCACTCACCTTTACCGGATAGTATATGGTTCCGTTTTCATCGGTTTTTAAAGTTATTGTCTGGTTGTTGAACTCCAATGTGATGTCAGTGTATTCGTAAGGATTTTCTCCAATGTCTTTTAGGATTATTCTGATATATCCTTCCTGATTTGACAGTAGTGTTGTTGTCTCAAGTGTCATCTGTGGTTTACCGTCTAGGAATTTTGTGGCACTCCAGTTGCTTATTGAATAATAGTTGTCACCGTTGTAGTGGATGTATATGTAGTTAGTTCCTCTTTTGAACTTGACAGAGGTGGTGATTTCGCCCTCTGTGAGGTTCAATATTGTCAGGTCGTTGTTAATGTATATTCCCACTTCTCCGGTGCAGTTTCTGTAGTTGGTTTGGATATGGATGATTCCGGTCAGGTTTTCATTGAATGTTATCTCCACGTTTAACTTTGAAGTTATTCTTGCCACGCTGAATGTGGTTGTGGCATTGGACGGAAGATATTTATTATCACCCAAGTAGTAGATGTTAACTTGATATGTTCCCTCTTTTAAGTCTGTAATTGTAATCGGTGTAATGGTTTTGTTTATAAATATTGTCTGATTGACTCCATTGATTTCAAGTATCGCTTCGCCTCTAACATCACCTGGAGTGATGGTGATGTTTACTGTGGCTGTGGCTTCACCTTCCTTGACATCTCTGCTTGACAGAGTAATGTTTGTTGTGTATCTGCTTACGATGAAGAGTGTGCTTGCACTTCCGCCGAGGTAGTATTCGTCCTCTTCAAATATTACGGTAGCATTCCATATTCCTTCCTCAAAGTTTTTAGGATTAAGTGTTCTTGATCCTTGAGTGTCTGCAAGGAATTTACGAACTTTATCTCCTTTAGTTAAGTATAAATATCCCTTTAACATTGCAGTATCCGGTGCTACTGTTATTGTTATCTCACCCTTCTGATCAACTTTGATTTCTTTAGCAGTTATTGTAATGTTTGTTGGAATCTTATGAACAGTAAACGGATAATATTGATTTATAACTCTAAAATAGTCATCATCACCGTTGTAGTCTATTCTCATGGTATAATTTGCCGGTTTTAATGTTTCATTTATTGTGTAGTTGCACTCACCATCCGTTAGGTTTAGTGTGACTTTTTTGTTGTTATATGTTAATGTTATGTTTCCTGTCGGTGTTGTGTTTCCAGTTATTTTCACATGGAAGGTGATGTTATTCCCGTCATTGTATGTGATATTGTTGTAGGTAACGGTCATTTCTGGGTATTCTTTTCCTATATCAACTATTGCAGTGTTTTTATGGTTTAGGATGTTTGCATATATTGTGTATATTGCTTTGATATGTGTGTAGTTGAAGTTGAATGTGTATTTGTCTTTTAAAAGGAGGGTAATATTGACATATTCTCCGTTTTCGTTGATTGTTGTTATTGTTGCGTTCAATCCTGGTGTTAAGAGTTTGTTCCAGTCATTAAATTCAATTTTATCAACTCCATTGGTTAGAGCGAGTGTTAGTGTAATGTTTTTGTTTTCGTTGAGTTTGATTGGGCAGTATTCATATTCAAATGAGGGAATGAAATAGTAATTTGTTTCAGCGTTTTTTATGATGCTGCTTGGATTTAAGCAGTAAAAATTATAGTTTATTGTTGATGTTCCGATATTAAATAAGAAACTTTGAGGGGAATGTCTTCCGCTTGCAGTATCAAAGCCAATATAAATTTCTGTGTTTAATAGATAACTGTACATTACAGTTATCTTTCCATTATTGTATATGTTAAATGATCCCTCTCCTCCATAATGTTCATTCCACACAGGTGTGTTATTGTCAAAGATACATCCCGATAGTTCCATGTTCCCATTATTTTTAATAGTTCCATAATATACCTTCCAATTACCATTACTTCCGGGAGTTATTTTATTGTCTTTGATTATTGTTTTTGTGATTGTAGCTTTTCCAGTTTCACTATTTGATATCACTCCGGCATACACATTTGTAATGTAGGTGAATACCTCTCCAGTGGGTTGTTCTACATATTTTGTTATATGTATTGGGTAGTGTGGTGTGTTGTTTATAATTTGACTATTGTTTATTGTCATTATTCCACTATTATGTATTCCAGTACCTGCTCCCTGAGCGAATCCTGATGTGGAACTGCATTTGCTTATTATTGTATTATTCATGATTAGTGTTCCTTCATTACATATTCCTCCACCATAACCTGTAACGATTTTTGATTCTGTTATTGTGGAATTGTTTATGTTGCATTTTCCGGTGGTATAAATTGAACCTCCCTTTTTCATTTCACTGATTGTTCCTTTTGATTGGCTGTTATTGAATATTGAATTTTCAATACTTAGTTGGTTTATATTGTATATTGTTCCTCCGTTGCTTCCGGTTATTGTATGGAATGTTGTGTTGGTTATTGTTAAGTTGTTGGTATTGTATATTGCTCCTCCGTCATTTCCAGTGATGCTTTTGAAAAATGTGTTGATTATGGTGGTTTGTTTGGTGTTGTATATTGCTCCTCCATTGTTTCCAGTTATTGTATGGAATGTTGTGCCATTTATTCTACATTCATTGGTGTTATATATTGCTCCGCCATTTCTGCCTTGAATATTTTTGAATGATGTGTTGGTTATTGTTAAGTTATTGGTATTGTATATTGCTCCTCCTTCAAAAGATCTGCTTGTTTTTTCATAGGAAATGGATGTGAAACTATTATCTAATCTTTGGATATACTGTGTTTTGTAGGATAGTATGTTGGATACTGTTATGTTTTCTAATTGAGCATTATTTATTTCACAAATTCCATCATTATATATTGTTCTAAAGTTTATATTTATGAATTTAGAGGAATTGATGATTATTTTGTTTTTATTAACAATTACTCCATCCCATGTTATATTTTTATTGTTAGTAGTTATTTGGTGTAATTCAATGTTTTTCAGTGTTGTATTTTTCAATATTAATGTTTTGGTATTGTAGATTAATCCATTTTCAGGAATATCTTCAATGTTGAATGTGAAGCTATTGCATGTTTTTGTAGTGTTTTTGATTATTGTGTTTTCAACTTGTAATTCTCCGTTGTTGATTATTATTCTTCCAATATTATTGTTGAAATTGTTATTTGTTATTTTAAGGTTTCCATGATTCTTTATTATGTAATCAGTGA from Methanobrevibacter sp. encodes the following:
- a CDS encoding nuclear transport factor 2 family protein, with the translated sequence MSVEVICEKSFSNADKEILDRFIEFQKALILKDDEKLNEILMDDYELVHMSGKTQSKEEFISEVMDGTLNYFKSVIEEPTILHDDDSSATLIADVTLTARVYGLHGKWTLNTVASFRKIDGIWYFGNWDN